A window of Komagataella phaffii GS115 chromosome 1, complete sequence contains these coding sequences:
- a CDS encoding Essential component of the conserved oligomeric Golgi complex (Cog1p through Cog8p), whose protein sequence is MTIDQTCQSLEDLGHLNSILSRCSNVNELQHFIHVLDSEKEKTDTAIRTLHNSSYKEESASIRELELKRVELSGTLGNMKSLVSVTTEAHQLGDQITTKVKYLDQEKTKVLQTYEFVNNVQVLKTELANAHLSIQNEDWLKACESINVIRQLPDWVLTSRFVNATVPTSALPDEPKEVLEVWIKDLSQILTKEFDRAASERNPDRITYYFKLFPLVGQQSIGIKSYSSFICNIIHEQSRLNMKTSQGTNTSHAFLILKLFETISNILIQHSNVIKKHYEPRYILDVMQKIQNECDLQCGLIFDTFWDTQRLDRVVNLVREYDYPVLVEALTTSSEDRSNVDRQPIDERISLSNIGDLLNELALILNRWSMYCKFFSSKWNEFKNEGEPGKTEITSLPEALFNSAFMSKIKERINPVFDTLSTFYLRRSLEKAYEIEEFPNITKNLNQSVQLVLTHSVESFVPPSSKPASSLIDDLVFVLNNIYKRAVSTGQSSIINNLINSTRRILETNFLSIVAKELKETHPRYNTQLINFKTILTNTATASRQGTPVPANDDTSFIKSATTALQSLNLNNDESNTARISKYLILLNSISLFDEYLSQLVSNLLNEVETDYLVFLEEGENRINRLNLKVILENLTGKIHGICDASLTQHVRILYTQVFKPRLTKLTVNLFAENEFLLTLEEFDSIDSSNSDGVSTFLQEFTQLTFPYYAIMTQDSYNKLIAMFIDQLSKDLEEKIWSLENKCNELGLIKLERSTSALITSLTKLNYKLRDRFVRVTQIIMVSNLGDDEEIDNLGEMHWVLTPTERLKARNLRVDR, encoded by the coding sequence ATGACCATCGATCAAACGTGCCAATCGCTTGAAGATCTAGGTCATTTGAATAGCATTTTGTCAAGATGCTCAAACGTCAACGAGCTGCAGCATTTCATCCACGTCTTGGATTctgaaaaggagaaaacCGATACCGCTATCAGGACACTTCATAACTCTAGttacaaagaagaatcagcGAGTATACGAGAATTAGAGCTTAAAAGAGTTGAACTATCGGGCACTCTAGGAAACATGAAGTCTTTAGTTTCCGTTACCACTGAAGCCCATCAACTTGGGGATCAGATTACCACAAAAGTCAAGTACTTGgatcaagaaaagaccaaAGTATTGCAGACTTACGAGTTCGTGAACAACGtccaagttttgaagaCAGAGTTGGCCAACGCTCATTTAAGTATTCAAAACGAGGACTGGCTCAAAGCCTGTGAATCAATCAATGTAATTAGACAATTGCCTGATTGGGTACTCACTAGTCGATTTGTCAATGCCACAGTTCCCACATCTGCCCTGCCAGACGAACCAAAGGAAGTGCTAGAGGTTTGGATTAAAGATTTGAGCCAAATTCTTACTAAAGAATTTGACAGAGCAGCCAGTGAGAGAAACCCGGATAGAATCACCTATtatttcaaacttttccCTTTAGTTGGCCAACAATCAATTGGAATCAAAAGTTACTCTTCTTTTATTTGCAATATAATACACGAACAATCTAGGCTGAATATGAAAACGAGTCAAGGAACAAATACCAGTCATgcttttttgatattgaagttatttgaaacaatttCCAATATTCTCATCCAACATTCTAATGTCATAAAGAAGCATTATGAGCCACGGTACATATTGGACGTGATGCAGAAAATCCAGAATGAATGTGATCTTCAGTGTGGTTTAATTTTTGACACATTCTGGGATACTCAACGTTTGGACAGAGTTGTTAATCTGGTAAGAGAGTATGACTATCCAGTTTTGGTCGAAGCTCTTACAACGAGCTCCGAAGACAGATCCAACGTTGATAGGCAAccaattgatgaaagaatttcGTTATCAAACATTGGCGATCTTTTGAACGAGTTAGCTCTCATATTGAACCGTTGGTCAATGTATTGCAAGTTCTTCAGCAGTAAGTGGAACGAGTTTAAAAATGAAGGAGAGCCAGGAAAAACCGAAATAACGAGCTTACCAGAAGCCCTTTTCAATAGCGCATTTATGAGTAAAATAAAAGAGAGAATAAATCCCGTATTCGATACGTTGAGTACGTTTTATCTCCGACGGTCTTTAGAAAAAGCTTACGAAATCGAAGAGTTTCCAAACATCACCAAGAACCTAAACCAGTCAGTTCAACTAGTTTTGACCCATTCTGTTGAGAGCTTCGTTCCACCTTCAAGTAAGCCAGCCTCATCATTAATAGACGATTTGGTTTTTGTCTTGAACAATATCTACAAGCGCGCAGTATCCACTGGGCAATCAAGTATTATCAATAACTTGATCAATAGTACTCGCCGTATCTTAGAGACTAATTTTTTATCAATTGTTGCtaaagagttgaaagaaactcACCCTAGATACAATACTCAATTGATAAACTTCAAAACCATTCTCACAAACACAGCAACTGCTAGCCGTCAAGGAACACCAGTACCCGCAAATGATGACACTTCATTCATAAAAAGTGCAACAACTGCATTGCAGTCGTTAAACTTGAACAATGATGAATCGAACACTGCCAGGATATCGAAGTACttgattcttttgaacTCAATATCTCTATTCGATGAATATCTGTCTCAGCtggtttcaaatctacTGAATGAAGTGGAAACTGACTATCTAGTGTTTTTGGAGGAAGGAGAAAACAGGATCAACCGTTTGAACTTAAAGGTGATATTAGAGAATCTTACCGGAAAAATTCATGGTATTTGTGATGCATCTTTAACACAGCATGTAAGGATACTTTACACGCAAGTATTCAAACCGAGACTAACCAAACTAACTGTTAATTTGTTTGCCGAAAATGAATTTCTTTTAACCTTGGAGGAATTCGACTCAATCGATAGCAGCAACTCTGATGGAGTGTCGACATTTTTGCAAGAATTCACCCAGTTGACTTTCCCCTATTACGCTATTATGACACAGGACAGTTATAATAAGTTGATTGCCATGTTTATCGATCAATTGTCGAAAGATCTGGAGGAAAAGATTTggtctttggaaaataaaTGTAATGAGTTAGGGTTGATaaaattggaaagaagCACCAGTGCTTTGATCACTAGTCTCACGAAGCTAAATTACAAGTTAAGGGACCGATTTGTGAGGGTCACCCAAATTATTATGGTCAGTAATTTAGGAGATGATGAGGAAATAGATAACCTGGGGGAGATGCACTGGGTGTTAACTCCAACTGAAAGGTTGAAGGCTAGAAACCTACGGGTTGATAGGTGA
- a CDS encoding Regulatory subunit of Nem1p-Spo7p phosphatase holoenzyme → MLNSSDEEFTYSSPGSMTLSPPTSLYLTNSRDQDEEAVASDLDIDKPASLSSRSLNQPVSRARSRSTSATRRGSSKLRPRRNSRHRDELTTMAKVFKDLLIMEETIRQQLQQQKFLRRKYTLFCSLLCGLIAFCIYQLYFSNTDQLPTGFWLITYQFLSIITTITLVLFYLSGEYHRTIVLPKKFLITTNKGLRQLNLRAVRVKAPWGDVLSDISRFVLRLLYNTIKFVYKGTSESQWCQELYLRSQERIGATEIKLVLNSRSFSPAVRESWELYRNEFWAREGARRRSSIRGPVGTTRKARMKTSAPS, encoded by the coding sequence CCCCACATCTTTGTACCTCACAAACTCCAGAGATCAAGACGAAGAGGCCGTAGCTTCTGACTTGGATATTGATAAGCCAGCTAGTCTATCTTCCAGAAGTTTGAATCAGCCTGTTTCTAGAGCTCGGAGTCGAAGTACAAGTGCCACAAGGCGAGGTTCCAGCAAATTGCGGCCTAGAAGAAACTCTAGGCATAGAGATGAATTGACAACTATGGCtaaagttttcaaagaccttCTGATCATGGAAGAAACTATTCGCCAACAGTTACAGCAACAGAAGTTTCTTCGTCGCAAATACACGCTGTTTTGTTCACTTTTATGTGGACTCATTGCATTTTGTATTTACCAACTGTACTTTAGCAATACAGACCAACTACCTACGGGTTTTTGGCTGATCACGTACCAGTTTCTATCAATCATTACCACTATCACCTTGGTTCTTTTCTACTTGAGTGGAGAGTACCATAGAACGATTGTATTGCCAAAAAAGTTTCTCATCACAACCAACAAAGGTTTAAGACAATTGAATCTCAGAGCCGTGAGGGTGAAAGCACCTTGGGGTGACGTCTTATCTGATATTTCCAGATTTGTTCTTCGCTTACTATACAACACTATCAAGTTCGTTTACAAAGGCACATCCGAATCTCAGTGGTGCCAAGAGCTGTATCTGAGGTCGCAAGAAAGGATAGGGGCTACAGAAATCAAACTGGTACTCAATTCTCGTTCATTCTCTCCTGCTGTTAGAGAAAGTTGGGAGTTGTATCGAAACGAGTTTTGGGCCAGGGAAGGTGCCAGAAGACGAAGTAGTATTCGGGGGCCTGTCGGAACAACGCGTAAGGCACGTATGAAGACCTCTGCTCCCTCTTGA